In Microvenator marinus, one genomic interval encodes:
- the gcvH gene encoding glycine cleavage system protein GcvH: MRPPENLKYTKEHEWVRIEADGVVTVGITHFAQDALGDVVYAETPKVGAHFAAGAEIGVVESVKAVSDIYTPVTGEVVEVNVSLDDAPETINESPYEDGWFVKIKLDNTSELDGLMDAEAYMEFCS; this comes from the coding sequence ATGAGACCACCCGAAAACCTGAAATATACCAAAGAACACGAATGGGTCCGCATCGAGGCCGACGGCGTTGTGACCGTGGGTATCACGCATTTTGCGCAAGATGCACTTGGTGATGTCGTCTATGCGGAGACACCCAAGGTAGGTGCTCACTTTGCCGCGGGCGCCGAGATCGGCGTGGTGGAGAGCGTCAAGGCTGTTTCAGACATCTACACCCCGGTTACGGGCGAGGTCGTTGAAGTCAACGTGAGCCTCGACGACGCACCCGAAACTATCAATGAAAGCCCCTATGAAGACGGTTGGTTTGTGAAGATCAAACTCGACAACACTTCAGAGCTCGACGGCCTTATGGATGCCGAGGCCTATATGGAGTTCTGTTCCTAA
- a CDS encoding DUF362 domain-containing protein, with amino-acid sequence MKRPRVIIRHCDSYDPEKIRQIIREGLEELDLRPEGRTLVKPNVVASGEHFPHAFTRPEFAEGVVLALKDRAENVDEIAIGERCGITMPTRFAFKHGGYNQLSKKTKTPLYHFEECTQVEVPLYHDGRLRDSIFTPEPVAKADFFVNCPKFKAHPWTTVTFSLKAYIGIQDDRHRLIDHDHKLNEKVADLQYIIQPQFIAIDAIIAGEGRMLTPIPYEMNLIIMGDNQVAFDAVCCQIINLDPLSVDHIRLVHERGFGPVDLAEIDISGDVTLDEARERASNFRVGLVRVEDYFEGTSISAHSGPPPDGDAEDYCWGGCPGAMEEAIEILRVIDSVDEKMPKTHLVFGNFKGEIDAKPGEKVVFIGDCAQFQGTIQGKDVTIESTYVDRSNKSVYDAEHEDIYAKMLKMESKMFSARKDDIIRIYGCPVSVAEQVLLLVKIGKLKNPYFDPSMAVSFTSCYLSSKTKNMISRLSGEPYQVAGPTQRGKSRPEQNLPPEGVAQDLEV; translated from the coding sequence ATGAAACGCCCACGCGTCATTATCCGTCATTGTGACTCCTACGATCCCGAAAAAATCCGTCAAATCATTCGGGAGGGTCTAGAAGAATTGGACCTGCGACCAGAAGGGCGAACGCTCGTGAAACCGAACGTTGTGGCCTCTGGGGAACACTTTCCTCACGCCTTCACGAGACCTGAATTTGCTGAAGGCGTCGTGCTAGCGCTCAAAGATCGGGCGGAGAATGTGGACGAGATTGCTATCGGCGAGCGATGTGGCATTACGATGCCCACGAGGTTTGCGTTTAAACACGGCGGATACAACCAGCTTTCTAAAAAGACGAAGACGCCGCTCTATCATTTCGAAGAATGCACTCAGGTTGAGGTCCCGCTCTATCACGACGGGAGACTCAGGGACTCCATTTTCACACCAGAGCCCGTTGCAAAAGCTGATTTCTTCGTAAATTGCCCAAAGTTTAAAGCCCATCCGTGGACAACGGTCACCTTCAGTTTGAAGGCGTATATCGGCATTCAAGACGACCGACACAGGCTCATCGACCACGACCACAAACTTAATGAGAAGGTTGCCGACCTCCAGTACATCATTCAGCCTCAATTCATCGCCATCGACGCTATTATTGCGGGCGAAGGTCGCATGTTGACCCCGATTCCCTATGAAATGAACTTGATTATCATGGGGGACAACCAGGTCGCTTTTGACGCCGTGTGTTGCCAGATCATCAATCTTGACCCCTTGAGTGTGGACCATATTCGATTGGTACATGAGCGCGGGTTTGGGCCCGTCGACCTTGCCGAAATCGATATCAGCGGCGATGTGACTCTCGACGAAGCGCGAGAGCGTGCCTCGAATTTTCGCGTCGGACTCGTCCGGGTCGAAGACTACTTCGAAGGGACTTCGATTTCCGCGCATTCAGGCCCACCCCCGGACGGCGATGCCGAGGATTATTGTTGGGGCGGGTGTCCAGGGGCCATGGAAGAGGCGATTGAGATTCTGCGAGTCATCGATTCTGTGGACGAAAAGATGCCGAAGACCCATCTAGTCTTCGGAAACTTCAAAGGCGAAATCGACGCAAAACCCGGAGAGAAAGTGGTCTTCATTGGAGATTGCGCGCAGTTCCAGGGAACGATTCAAGGCAAGGATGTCACCATCGAGTCGACCTACGTGGATAGGTCGAACAAGAGCGTGTACGACGCGGAACATGAAGATATCTACGCAAAGATGCTCAAGATGGAATCGAAGATGTTCTCAGCCCGTAAAGACGACATCATTCGCATCTACGGTTGTCCAGTGAGCGTGGCGGAACAGGTCCTTCTCCTCGTTAAGATTGGAAAACTCAAAAATCCATATTTCGACCCTTCGATGGCCGTGAGTTTCACCAGCTGCTACCTCTCGTCCAAGACGAAGAATATGATTTCAAGATTGAGTGGAGAGCCCTATCAAGTGGCTGGGCCCACCCAGCGCGGGAAATCAAGACCCGAACAAAACCTTCCGCCCGAGGGCGTGGCACAGGACCTCGAGGTCTAG
- a CDS encoding sigma 54-interacting transcriptional regulator produces the protein MPLYGKSQPTKIAYVDGRPKTLHLRKARLLIHPGLPKQRELVFDQNVISIGTVADNDVVIEDETVSRHHCRIVQEDDDYVLVDPGSTNGTFINGVRIREAFLAPGLILTVGSTQIQFSPMDEHVEVVPSESEKFGSIVGRSVAMREIFGILEKIAPTTATVVIEGETGTGKEVFAKTIHQMSKRSEAPFIVFDCGAVPESLIESELFGHEKGSFTGAIMTRKGLFEMAHGGTIFLDELGELSLDLQPKLLRVLEQREVRRVGSNKSTPVNVRVIAATNRNLEEEVRAGRFREDLFYRLSVVRLTLPSLRERVEDIPLLVKHFLGQLEINKGAAGELRVRQASPAALAALTRYTWPGNVRELVNVVERACSFAEADTMQPDDLPDYITGSGEPLRSSQEMAMIDAPGRDQLVELPFKDAKEEWISSFERDYILELLKRHHGNISQASREADIDRKYFRKLMVKHGIDTDQI, from the coding sequence ATGCCCCTCTACGGTAAGTCTCAACCGACAAAAATCGCTTATGTGGATGGACGCCCAAAAACGCTCCATCTGCGCAAGGCTCGCCTGCTCATTCATCCTGGCCTGCCTAAACAACGCGAATTGGTCTTCGACCAGAACGTCATCTCGATTGGAACGGTAGCAGATAACGATGTGGTTATCGAGGATGAGACGGTTAGCCGGCATCATTGCCGCATCGTTCAAGAGGATGATGATTACGTCCTGGTCGACCCTGGAAGCACCAACGGGACGTTCATCAACGGAGTCAGGATTCGGGAAGCCTTTCTAGCTCCGGGTCTCATCCTTACTGTGGGAAGCACTCAGATACAGTTCAGTCCGATGGACGAGCACGTCGAAGTCGTTCCCTCGGAATCCGAAAAATTTGGAAGTATTGTGGGCCGCTCCGTCGCGATGCGAGAGATTTTTGGCATTTTGGAGAAAATCGCGCCGACGACAGCCACAGTGGTCATCGAGGGTGAAACGGGAACGGGCAAAGAAGTCTTCGCCAAGACCATCCACCAAATGAGCAAGCGAAGCGAAGCCCCTTTCATCGTGTTTGATTGTGGTGCGGTGCCAGAATCTTTGATTGAGAGTGAACTCTTCGGTCACGAGAAAGGCTCGTTCACCGGTGCAATCATGACGCGAAAGGGCCTATTCGAGATGGCTCATGGTGGCACGATCTTCCTCGACGAGCTCGGGGAACTCTCGTTGGATTTGCAGCCGAAGCTCCTGCGAGTTCTTGAGCAGCGTGAAGTCAGACGTGTAGGTTCCAACAAGTCTACGCCGGTCAATGTGCGAGTCATCGCGGCGACCAACCGGAATTTGGAGGAAGAGGTCCGTGCAGGCCGTTTTCGCGAGGACCTCTTCTATCGTTTGAGTGTGGTCCGCTTGACGCTCCCTTCCTTGCGTGAACGTGTTGAAGACATTCCGCTCTTGGTAAAACACTTCCTTGGCCAATTGGAGATCAACAAGGGGGCTGCTGGAGAACTCCGGGTTAGACAGGCTTCACCAGCCGCATTGGCAGCTCTGACGCGCTACACGTGGCCTGGAAACGTCCGAGAGCTCGTCAACGTGGTTGAAAGAGCCTGTTCGTTCGCCGAAGCCGATACGATGCAGCCCGACGACTTACCCGACTATATCACGGGTTCCGGCGAGCCGCTTAGGAGCTCCCAAGAGATGGCAATGATCGACGCTCCAGGACGCGACCAACTCGTCGAGTTACCGTTCAAAGATGCAAAAGAGGAGTGGATTTCCAGTTTCGAGCGCGACTACATTTTGGAGCTTCTGAAGCGTCATCACGGAAATATCAGCCAGGCGTCTAGAGAAGCCGACATTGACCGCAAGTACTTCCGTAAGCTGATGGTTAAGCACGGGATCGACACCGACCAAATCTAG
- the gcvT gene encoding glycine cleavage system aminomethyltransferase GcvT — MSELKKVPLHDRMVAAGGRMVEFAGYSMPVQFAGIKEEHHAVRNGVGLFDVSHMGEVFFKGPGAIDAVDRLMTNDPKKLQNSQAMYTAMCNESGGIIDDLVVYRLADDEVMVCVNASRREADFAHMKQMQSSDVEVIDRSDEFAQLALQGPKSESLLAGLVDFELGELGFFHIRNAKIGSVSVMISRTGYTGEDGFEIYIPRDHAGQIWDALIEKGASPCGLGCRDTLRLEARMLLYGQDISESTNPIEAGLAWVTKLERDTAFIGKPALLRLQEEGPRRRLRGFVLQERGVIRPGYLVYEHAEGGDPMGEITSGTFSPTLEQSIGLGYVDVACADLSELYIDIRGRRSRALVTRKPFYKRSK; from the coding sequence ATGAGCGAACTCAAGAAAGTACCTCTGCACGACCGAATGGTGGCTGCGGGTGGCCGAATGGTCGAGTTTGCCGGGTACTCGATGCCCGTGCAATTCGCTGGAATTAAAGAAGAGCATCACGCGGTCCGAAACGGGGTGGGGCTCTTTGACGTGAGTCATATGGGCGAGGTCTTCTTTAAAGGGCCCGGCGCAATCGACGCCGTAGATAGGCTCATGACCAATGACCCCAAAAAACTCCAGAACTCGCAGGCAATGTACACCGCAATGTGCAATGAATCCGGAGGAATCATTGACGATTTGGTCGTCTACCGACTCGCCGATGACGAAGTTATGGTCTGCGTAAACGCGTCGCGAAGAGAAGCTGATTTTGCGCATATGAAGCAAATGCAGTCCTCGGATGTTGAAGTCATTGACCGCTCAGACGAGTTCGCACAGCTTGCCCTTCAAGGGCCGAAGAGCGAGAGCCTTCTTGCCGGACTAGTGGACTTTGAGCTCGGTGAGTTGGGTTTTTTCCACATTCGAAACGCCAAGATTGGTTCGGTGTCGGTGATGATTTCTCGCACCGGATACACCGGGGAAGACGGTTTCGAAATCTACATTCCTCGCGACCATGCCGGCCAGATTTGGGACGCGCTGATTGAAAAAGGCGCAAGTCCGTGCGGACTCGGATGCCGCGACACGTTGAGACTGGAAGCCCGCATGCTTCTTTACGGACAAGATATCTCCGAGTCCACGAACCCAATCGAAGCTGGACTCGCCTGGGTCACAAAACTCGAGCGTGACACCGCTTTTATCGGGAAGCCCGCGCTGCTCCGACTTCAGGAAGAGGGGCCACGTCGCAGGCTTCGTGGCTTTGTGCTCCAAGAACGAGGCGTTATCCGCCCCGGTTATCTGGTGTATGAACACGCCGAAGGTGGCGACCCGATGGGCGAGATTACGTCAGGGACGTTCTCTCCGACCTTGGAACAAAGCATCGGTCTGGGATATGTAGACGTAGCGTGCGCCGATCTTTCGGAACTTTATATTGATATTCGGGGGCGTCGTTCGCGCGCCCTCGTAACACGAAAACCATTTTACAAACGAAGCAAGTGA
- the fni gene encoding type 2 isopentenyl-diphosphate Delta-isomerase, whose product MSNISSRKLDHIELCAKEDVEYQFKTTLLEEVELLHDSLPELAVSEVDLSVDFIGKKLAAPLLITGMTGGADEATRINRELAQVAQELGIAFGVGSQRAILKDRSLAATYQVRDVAPDIALLGNIGGVQAAAMTTSEAEDLVGIIAADALCIHLNPGQELTQPEGDRDFRGVLDAIARLNEELSVPIIVKETGSGLSKRALEKLKGTGVNWVDTSGAGGTTWIGVEVLRTPPEQRNVGQMFWDWGVPTAASIIWARELGFNTIASGGVRNGLDAAKAIALGAGVAGMALPWLKAAYDGGAPAALSFGQDTLLALRTACVLTGSPNISALQQAPKILGPKLSHWARA is encoded by the coding sequence ATGAGCAATATTTCCAGCCGAAAACTAGACCATATCGAACTTTGCGCCAAAGAAGACGTTGAGTACCAATTCAAGACAACACTGCTTGAAGAGGTTGAGTTGTTGCATGACTCGTTGCCCGAGCTTGCCGTGTCTGAAGTGGATTTGAGCGTGGACTTCATTGGCAAGAAACTGGCTGCTCCCCTTCTGATTACGGGCATGACCGGTGGTGCCGATGAGGCAACCCGAATCAACCGTGAGTTGGCTCAGGTGGCACAGGAATTGGGGATCGCGTTTGGGGTCGGAAGTCAGCGTGCTATCTTGAAAGACCGGAGCCTAGCGGCGACTTATCAGGTCCGAGATGTGGCTCCAGACATCGCGCTTTTGGGAAATATCGGTGGTGTGCAGGCCGCTGCAATGACCACTAGTGAAGCCGAAGATCTAGTCGGCATCATAGCGGCCGATGCGCTCTGCATACATTTGAACCCGGGACAGGAGCTCACTCAACCGGAAGGTGATCGTGACTTTCGCGGCGTTTTGGACGCAATTGCACGGCTGAACGAAGAGCTCAGTGTTCCCATTATCGTCAAGGAAACTGGGTCTGGTCTCTCGAAGCGAGCGCTAGAAAAGCTGAAGGGCACGGGTGTGAACTGGGTGGATACCTCCGGCGCCGGAGGCACCACGTGGATTGGCGTGGAGGTCTTGAGAACACCGCCTGAACAGCGAAACGTCGGCCAGATGTTCTGGGACTGGGGAGTACCAACGGCCGCCTCCATCATCTGGGCAAGAGAGTTGGGGTTCAACACCATCGCTTCAGGAGGAGTCCGAAACGGCCTCGACGCCGCAAAGGCCATAGCGCTGGGCGCGGGCGTTGCAGGCATGGCTCTACCCTGGCTAAAGGCTGCCTACGATGGAGGAGCTCCAGCCGCCCTCTCCTTCGGCCAAGACACACTGCTGGCATTGAGGACAGCGTGTGTGCTGACAGGGAGCCCCAATATTTCGGCGTTGCAGCAGGCACCAAAGATTCTCGGGCCTAAGTTGAGCCATTGGGCCCGCGCTTAG
- a CDS encoding serine/threonine protein kinase: MKPLLFGKYCLLERISVGGMAEVFRAKPLNTPEFKGYLALKRILPHLAEDDEFITMFVDEARLTVQLQHPNIVRIYELGQFQTSYYILMEFIAGKDVLTLQKRVRKRKETIGIANSLYIAQRIAEGLDFAHRKTGENGQPLNIIHRDISPQNVLVDYLGDVKVIDFGIAKAAVQSSRTQVGVLKGKMGYMSPEQVQGLPLDHRSDVFAIGTVLWEMLTNKRLFNGENEFETMRLVKACEVPAPSELNPEIPPEIDQIVLGALQSDREQRYQSAGHLAQDLQVWAAHLGGNADRLSNWMREVFAEDLEEELEKREEYGLINTAEDVRRLSLPASGHFDMPDEDDGPKTEIWAGEPPSPAQDDVAFGAEHTVVQAGGFDISQLDLIEIEDNVRELKKGPPPLPASVTGAHQRISSDFSAEGTKRTFVPEEPKKDKRVYFLGAAALVLFFTFCVATAALLFQLVDKDETPSVDAGSVILSVTPSENVEILLNSVKQTGELPLRIDYLGEGVHVVEASAPGFETAKVEVEVKPDTVIPLAIELKPALKEGTIQTKIPTLTGLKVWVNGEERDTNDVEPAFKMPVGVVLFEVTAPDWKPFRAFLEVEEGAEISVEPRLEPVGFDLNIEGEQNSVVRLDSKRLGVVPVKIDKLNPLDLHTLEVTNRGGGEGVSRWENFVGLPLLAEETLVADFNKPREVKKKRDYGALVLDTGKDWWSVWVEGVDTGLITPITKDRSLPLLEGKYTIRLKRGYQEETLEIQVVGGETLEIAKDLPFQYKP; the protein is encoded by the coding sequence ATGAAGCCTCTCTTATTCGGAAAATATTGCCTGCTCGAAAGAATTAGTGTCGGCGGCATGGCTGAGGTCTTTCGGGCTAAACCTTTGAACACACCCGAGTTCAAGGGTTATCTTGCGTTGAAGAGAATCCTGCCCCACCTCGCCGAAGATGATGAGTTCATCACAATGTTTGTGGATGAAGCCCGCCTTACGGTGCAGCTTCAGCACCCAAACATCGTGCGGATTTACGAACTCGGCCAGTTTCAGACGTCTTACTACATCCTGATGGAGTTCATCGCTGGCAAGGACGTATTGACACTTCAAAAGCGCGTCAGGAAACGAAAAGAGACGATCGGAATCGCGAACTCCCTATATATCGCGCAGAGAATCGCGGAAGGGCTAGATTTTGCGCACCGAAAAACGGGTGAAAACGGCCAACCTCTCAACATCATCCACAGAGATATCTCGCCGCAAAACGTTCTCGTGGACTACTTGGGCGATGTAAAAGTCATCGACTTCGGAATCGCCAAGGCAGCGGTCCAGAGCTCGCGGACCCAGGTTGGTGTTCTGAAAGGAAAAATGGGTTACATGAGCCCCGAACAAGTTCAGGGTTTGCCTCTAGACCACCGGTCAGACGTCTTCGCGATCGGGACCGTGCTCTGGGAAATGCTCACCAATAAGCGGCTCTTCAATGGTGAAAACGAGTTCGAAACCATGCGGCTTGTCAAGGCGTGCGAGGTACCTGCACCGAGCGAACTCAATCCAGAAATTCCGCCAGAAATAGATCAAATTGTTCTCGGAGCCCTTCAGTCCGACCGCGAACAACGCTACCAGAGCGCGGGCCATCTCGCCCAAGACTTACAGGTTTGGGCCGCTCATCTCGGTGGCAACGCGGACCGTCTCTCCAACTGGATGAGAGAGGTCTTTGCCGAAGATCTTGAGGAAGAACTGGAAAAGCGCGAAGAGTACGGATTGATCAACACTGCTGAAGACGTTCGGCGCCTTTCACTGCCCGCGTCAGGGCATTTTGATATGCCTGATGAGGACGACGGTCCTAAAACCGAGATTTGGGCGGGCGAGCCGCCAAGTCCCGCCCAAGACGACGTGGCTTTCGGTGCTGAGCACACCGTTGTTCAGGCCGGCGGATTTGATATCTCACAGCTCGATCTCATCGAAATCGAGGACAACGTTCGCGAGTTGAAAAAGGGGCCGCCGCCACTGCCGGCCTCGGTCACAGGCGCTCACCAGCGAATATCGTCAGATTTTTCCGCTGAGGGCACCAAACGAACGTTTGTGCCCGAGGAGCCCAAGAAAGACAAACGGGTATATTTCCTCGGGGCTGCGGCACTCGTACTCTTCTTCACCTTTTGTGTCGCCACTGCTGCACTACTTTTTCAACTAGTAGACAAAGATGAGACTCCTTCCGTTGATGCGGGTTCGGTAATCCTTAGCGTGACGCCAAGCGAAAACGTGGAGATCCTTCTCAACTCGGTCAAACAAACGGGTGAACTCCCGCTCAGAATCGACTACCTTGGCGAAGGTGTACACGTCGTAGAAGCCAGCGCACCGGGATTTGAAACGGCAAAAGTTGAAGTCGAAGTTAAGCCCGATACCGTGATACCGCTCGCGATCGAACTAAAGCCTGCGCTCAAAGAAGGCACCATTCAAACCAAGATCCCAACACTTACCGGGCTAAAAGTCTGGGTGAATGGTGAAGAAAGGGACACCAACGACGTTGAGCCCGCTTTTAAGATGCCCGTGGGTGTGGTCTTGTTTGAAGTCACGGCACCCGATTGGAAACCGTTCAGGGCTTTCCTGGAAGTGGAGGAGGGCGCTGAGATCAGTGTGGAGCCAAGGCTTGAGCCTGTCGGCTTTGACCTCAACATTGAGGGCGAGCAAAACAGTGTTGTTCGCCTCGATTCCAAACGGCTGGGGGTGGTTCCGGTCAAGATCGACAAGTTGAACCCCTTGGACTTACACACTCTCGAGGTGACCAATCGAGGAGGAGGAGAGGGTGTGTCGCGGTGGGAGAATTTTGTGGGACTTCCGCTTCTAGCAGAAGAGACCTTGGTCGCGGACTTCAACAAGCCCCGCGAGGTCAAAAAGAAGCGAGATTACGGCGCACTCGTACTCGATACCGGAAAGGATTGGTGGTCTGTGTGGGTTGAAGGTGTGGATACTGGGCTCATAACGCCGATCACCAAGGACCGGTCGTTGCCTCTACTCGAGGGCAAGTACACCATTCGTTTGAAACGAGGATACCAGGAGGAGACTCTTGAGATTCAAGTAGTGGGCGGAGAAACGCTGGAAATCGCTAAGGATTTGCCATTTCAATACAAGCCGTAG
- a CDS encoding serine/threonine-protein kinase: MIEAGQYFGKYRLIQRIATGGMAEIFQAAVTGVDGIDRMVVIKRLHKHLSEDAELVRMLVDEARISVMLDHPNIGQVFDLGNINGQYYIVMAFIEGMDVHDILDAMKKRREFLPVPAALHMIGETCKGLHHAHTLSGPDGRPLGIVHRDVSPQNIMVGFDGIVRIVDFGIAKARMRAQTTQAGVIKGKFYYMAPEQAHGHHVDARTDVYSAGMVLYEMLAARSPYDDVADAELLRAVRAANIPPVSVFRRDIDPRLEQIVMTALQRDPNLRFPSAQIFGAAIEEYAHYTYPPVNHREQMAHFVNNVAGRRPPEIAPKMDRQQFLASDGSMIFARPSDDMLRGGLPGSNDGFESTRGDLPSHRGNQPAPNGMQPRQGLAGGFDAQFEPDPRLVPDFQKLPQPPPDRRPFQSAERPVVASATASATNIAQAISSPKFIGAAVILIVALLAVVIGISTMGGESETPEVVNAPEPAAAEPVEAIVALAVNSIPANATVLVDGEEKGSTPVSIDVKTGKSYRLEIVRHGFKTHLQDVHVKSMAEPIEVMLEEEEGVLKIASYPSEAQVKVDNREVGKTPFNFTGLIPDKKYLVEATLGDKKLSKEVQWKKGDSSVIDVLFEFEKGMPAPLVAASEESPAGLKRPKPAPRRTTRPARKPKSEDKSLTLWDDSSKKEEKEEKEEEVEQLNIFGNSAKKKTEKKPSKPKEEEPLKLF; the protein is encoded by the coding sequence ATGATAGAAGCGGGCCAATACTTTGGCAAGTACCGGCTGATTCAGCGAATCGCGACTGGGGGGATGGCCGAAATCTTTCAGGCTGCGGTCACCGGCGTCGATGGCATTGACCGTATGGTCGTCATCAAAAGACTTCATAAACACTTGAGTGAAGACGCCGAGCTCGTCCGCATGCTCGTTGATGAAGCGCGGATTTCGGTCATGTTGGACCATCCGAATATCGGACAGGTTTTTGATCTCGGGAACATCAACGGCCAATACTATATCGTAATGGCGTTCATTGAAGGCATGGATGTTCACGATATCCTCGACGCGATGAAGAAGAGGCGCGAGTTCCTTCCTGTTCCTGCGGCGCTTCACATGATTGGAGAGACCTGTAAGGGCTTGCACCACGCTCATACACTGAGCGGCCCCGACGGGCGGCCACTCGGTATCGTTCACAGAGACGTGTCTCCCCAGAACATCATGGTTGGGTTTGACGGCATCGTTCGAATCGTTGATTTCGGCATCGCAAAGGCGCGAATGCGGGCCCAAACCACGCAGGCTGGGGTGATCAAAGGAAAGTTCTACTACATGGCGCCAGAACAGGCCCATGGACATCACGTTGATGCGCGGACTGACGTGTATTCTGCAGGTATGGTGCTCTACGAGATGTTGGCGGCTCGGTCACCCTATGACGATGTAGCCGACGCCGAGCTTCTCCGAGCGGTTCGAGCAGCCAATATTCCGCCCGTGTCGGTCTTCCGGCGAGATATCGACCCGCGTCTCGAACAGATCGTGATGACCGCGCTTCAAAGGGATCCTAATCTGAGGTTTCCCTCAGCGCAGATCTTCGGTGCCGCAATCGAAGAGTACGCGCACTACACGTACCCACCCGTCAATCACCGCGAACAGATGGCGCATTTCGTCAACAACGTCGCGGGACGTCGTCCGCCTGAGATCGCTCCGAAAATGGACCGACAGCAATTCCTCGCGAGCGACGGCAGTATGATTTTTGCGCGACCGTCCGACGATATGCTTCGTGGCGGCCTGCCTGGTTCCAATGACGGATTCGAGTCCACGAGGGGTGACCTTCCGAGTCATCGGGGAAATCAACCCGCACCAAACGGTATGCAGCCACGTCAGGGGCTGGCCGGCGGGTTCGATGCCCAATTCGAGCCAGACCCGAGACTCGTACCGGACTTTCAAAAGCTTCCTCAACCTCCACCGGATAGACGACCTTTCCAAAGTGCTGAAAGGCCAGTCGTCGCGAGCGCAACGGCCTCCGCTACAAATATCGCTCAAGCGATATCGAGCCCAAAGTTCATCGGTGCGGCAGTCATCTTGATCGTGGCGTTGCTGGCGGTGGTCATAGGAATTTCCACCATGGGCGGTGAGTCGGAAACTCCGGAAGTGGTCAATGCACCCGAACCAGCTGCCGCTGAACCAGTAGAGGCGATCGTTGCGCTCGCCGTGAACTCTATTCCTGCTAACGCGACGGTCTTGGTCGACGGTGAAGAGAAGGGCTCAACCCCGGTCTCGATTGACGTAAAAACCGGGAAGTCGTACCGGCTTGAGATTGTCAGGCACGGCTTCAAGACGCATCTTCAGGACGTGCACGTCAAATCGATGGCTGAACCCATCGAGGTGATGCTCGAAGAAGAAGAGGGGGTTCTGAAGATCGCTTCCTATCCTTCGGAAGCTCAAGTTAAGGTTGATAATCGCGAGGTCGGAAAGACTCCATTCAACTTCACCGGCCTGATTCCAGACAAGAAGTATCTGGTTGAGGCAACGCTCGGTGACAAGAAGCTTAGCAAGGAAGTGCAATGGAAGAAGGGCGATAGCTCGGTCATTGACGTGCTTTTCGAGTTCGAAAAGGGGATGCCAGCACCTTTGGTTGCAGCCAGCGAGGAGAGTCCAGCAGGACTCAAACGCCCAAAGCCTGCGCCTAGGAGAACCACTAGGCCTGCGAGAAAACCGAAGTCTGAAGACAAGTCACTTACGCTTTGGGATGACTCGAGCAAGAAAGAAGAGAAAGAAGAGAAAGAAGAAGAAGTCGAACAGCTCAATATCTTTGGCAATTCTGCAAAGAAGAAAACCGAGAAGAAACCATCTAAACCCAAAGAAGAAGAACCTCTCAAGCTCTTCTGA